A region from the Curtobacterium sp. MCBA15_012 genome encodes:
- a CDS encoding sensor histidine kinase, translating into MLGIPTHLAPRVNAWSTVRAFHAAAVGSVVAAAVVLLLWGLADPQVRVGGAVLALLPTLVMVGVHVQFATWRSAVAFLVVGGLCTWWFASAVQDQVPAGWVVGYLLSLAVIPLVLVGGAGAVPGRVVLWSVGGFLVGRTATSVALVQAGAPPQPLVLAWVTLGFVVALVLVTSRNTARSERVQPELLRSAREEHVSAYRAGVEAEAAAILHDTVLNHLGAIALAPSGPMDPQLARTIESDVAMLTGRQWLGTDTSDAEPEPDAVSRAFEAMVDEHRAEGLDVVVTGDAGVLGSLGSDASTALLRAVGQCLANVRKHAGTDSAEVSVFDDGSSCTVMVVDDGRGFDEQETGADRMGLRGSVRERIGRVGGDVQVWSSPGSGTSVMMTVPRSSSAGEHASVGAGPDSGRLRSSGSFTWPPPGFDGVIDRGTGR; encoded by the coding sequence GTGCTCGGCATCCCCACGCACCTCGCGCCCCGCGTGAATGCCTGGTCGACCGTGCGCGCCTTCCACGCCGCCGCCGTGGGCTCGGTCGTCGCAGCCGCGGTCGTGCTGCTGCTCTGGGGACTCGCCGACCCGCAGGTCCGGGTCGGGGGCGCCGTCCTGGCGCTCCTGCCGACGCTCGTGATGGTCGGTGTGCACGTGCAGTTCGCCACCTGGCGGTCGGCGGTGGCCTTCCTCGTCGTGGGCGGCCTCTGCACGTGGTGGTTCGCGTCCGCCGTCCAGGACCAGGTCCCGGCCGGCTGGGTGGTCGGCTACCTGCTGTCCCTCGCGGTCATCCCGCTCGTGCTCGTCGGCGGAGCGGGCGCGGTACCGGGCCGGGTCGTGCTGTGGTCGGTCGGCGGGTTCCTCGTCGGTCGGACCGCGACGTCCGTCGCCCTCGTGCAGGCCGGTGCGCCGCCGCAGCCGCTCGTGCTCGCCTGGGTGACCCTCGGCTTCGTGGTCGCCCTCGTGCTCGTCACCAGCCGCAACACCGCCCGGTCGGAGCGGGTCCAGCCCGAACTGCTCCGCTCGGCCCGCGAGGAACACGTGTCCGCCTACCGTGCGGGCGTCGAGGCCGAGGCCGCCGCGATCCTGCACGACACCGTCCTGAACCACCTCGGCGCGATCGCCCTCGCACCCTCGGGTCCGATGGACCCCCAGCTCGCACGGACGATCGAGTCCGACGTCGCGATGCTGACCGGCAGACAGTGGCTCGGCACGGACACGAGCGACGCGGAGCCCGAGCCGGACGCCGTGTCGCGCGCCTTCGAGGCGATGGTCGACGAGCACCGGGCCGAGGGGCTCGACGTCGTCGTCACGGGGGACGCCGGTGTCCTGGGCTCCCTCGGGAGCGACGCGTCGACCGCGCTGCTGCGCGCGGTGGGGCAGTGCCTCGCGAACGTCCGGAAGCACGCCGGCACCGACAGCGCCGAGGTCAGCGTGTTCGACGACGGCTCCTCGTGCACCGTCATGGTGGTCGACGACGGCCGCGGCTTCGACGAGCAGGAGACGGGTGCCGACCGCATGGGCCTCCGTGGTTCGGTCCGCGAGCGCATCGGTCGTGTCGGCGGCGACGTCCAGGTCTGGTCGTCGCCGGGGTCGGGGACGAGCGTCATGATGACCGTGCCCCGGTCCTCGTCCGCGGGCGAGCACGCCTCGGTCGGCGCCGGGCCCGACAGCGGGCGCCTGCGCTCCTCCGGGTCGTTCACCTGGCCGCCGCCCGGGTTCGACGGGGTCATCGACCGGGGGACCGGTCGGTGA
- a CDS encoding Rv2578c family radical SAM protein yields MRWSGQAIDAERDDALPGLGSNSGLVRSVTTPEFAGVTFHEVLAKSALNRVPAADGTGTYGWTINPYRGCSHACVYCFARPTHTYLEFDGGADFDQQIVVKTNVADVLRRELRRPSWDRHPVALGTNTDPYQRAEGRYRLMPGVIRALAESGTPFSVLTKGTLLRRDLPLLVEAARSVPVDLAMSIAVYDDDLQQQVEPGTPTTSARLATVRAIRDAGLDCAVFLMPVLPFITDTRAHLDDAVGRAAAAGATSVMYSALHLRPGVKPWWFAWLERTRPDLVARYRSMYLDNTYAPADYRRWLAERVRPILRAHGVDLGRVDPATGSMGFRDRPDTMRPAPLLRPSVSSASPEEQSRPSASPLKRAEPGWDRRAAAVPAPSGPTLF; encoded by the coding sequence ATGCGGTGGAGTGGACAGGCGATCGATGCCGAGCGGGACGACGCCCTGCCCGGCCTCGGCTCGAACAGCGGACTGGTCCGGAGCGTCACGACGCCGGAGTTCGCCGGCGTGACGTTCCACGAGGTCCTCGCGAAGAGCGCCCTCAACCGGGTGCCGGCGGCCGACGGCACGGGGACCTACGGGTGGACGATCAACCCGTACCGCGGGTGCAGTCACGCGTGCGTCTACTGCTTCGCGCGGCCGACGCACACCTACCTCGAGTTCGACGGCGGCGCCGACTTCGACCAGCAGATCGTCGTGAAGACCAACGTCGCCGACGTCCTGCGTCGGGAGCTGCGCCGGCCGAGCTGGGACCGCCACCCCGTCGCCCTCGGGACGAACACCGACCCGTACCAGCGCGCCGAGGGGCGGTACCGGTTGATGCCGGGCGTGATCCGGGCACTGGCCGAGTCCGGGACGCCGTTCAGCGTCCTGACCAAGGGCACACTGCTGCGCCGGGACCTGCCGCTCCTGGTCGAGGCCGCCCGTTCCGTCCCGGTCGACCTCGCGATGTCGATCGCGGTCTACGACGACGACCTCCAGCAGCAGGTGGAGCCCGGGACCCCGACGACCTCCGCGCGGTTGGCGACCGTCCGTGCGATCCGTGACGCCGGTCTCGACTGCGCCGTGTTCCTCATGCCCGTCCTGCCGTTCATCACCGACACCCGCGCGCACCTCGACGACGCCGTGGGTCGCGCCGCCGCGGCCGGCGCGACGAGCGTCATGTACTCGGCCCTGCACCTGCGACCGGGTGTGAAGCCGTGGTGGTTCGCGTGGCTCGAGCGGACCAGGCCCGACCTGGTCGCGCGCTACCGCTCGATGTACCTCGACAACACGTACGCGCCGGCCGACTACCGACGGTGGCTCGCCGAGCGCGTGCGGCCGATCCTGCGGGCGCACGGGGTCGACCTCGGACGGGTCGACCCCGCCACCGGGTCGATGGGGTTCCGTGACCGGCCGGACACGATGCGTCCGGCGCCGCTGCTGCGTCCGAGCGTGTCGTCCGCGTCGCCCGAGGAGCAGTCCCGCCCGTCGGCGTCGCCGCTGAAGCGCGCCGAGCCGGGGTGGGACCGTCGCGCTGCGGCCGTGCCGGCTCCGTCGGGCCCGACCCTGTTCTGA
- a CDS encoding malate:quinone oxidoreductase: MAVKQVDPIDVVLVGGGIMSATLGAIIHRLEPTWKIRVYERLGSVAQESSNPWNNAGTGHSALCELNYTPEMPDGHVDIAKAVTVNEQFQVSRQFWAHLVETGALPQPSNFINPTPHISFVWGAENVEYMRKRYEALKDHPLFAGIEYSDDPAKIREWAPALVPGRKKDQPIAATYSAAGSDVDFGSLTRQLFDELEIAGVEFEPSHQVRKITRSKVSEGWALDVRNEVGRSTQRIAAKFVFVGAGGGALHLLQKSGIPEIRGYGGFPVSGEFLRTDDPEVVQKHAAKVYGKASVGAPPMSVPHLDTRIVDGSASLMFGPYAGFSPKFLKQGSVLDLFRSIRPHNLRPMLSVAFSNFDLVRYLVGQLLASKETKFDALRDFMPTAEPENWHRITAGQRVQVIKPDREKGGVLQFGTEVITSADGSIAGLLGASPGASTAVPIMLTMLQRCFPDRWAGWEPAVREMVPTYGKDLGSDAQLADETLERTAKVLGLHH; encoded by the coding sequence GTGGCAGTGAAGCAGGTGGACCCCATCGACGTCGTCCTGGTCGGGGGAGGGATCATGAGCGCCACGCTCGGCGCCATCATCCATCGCCTCGAACCCACGTGGAAGATCCGCGTGTACGAGCGGCTCGGGTCGGTCGCGCAGGAGTCCTCGAACCCGTGGAACAACGCCGGGACCGGGCACTCCGCGCTCTGCGAGCTGAACTACACGCCCGAGATGCCCGACGGCCACGTCGACATCGCGAAGGCCGTCACGGTCAACGAGCAGTTCCAGGTCTCCCGGCAGTTCTGGGCGCACCTCGTCGAGACCGGGGCGCTGCCGCAGCCGAGCAACTTCATCAACCCCACGCCGCACATCTCCTTCGTGTGGGGTGCCGAGAACGTCGAGTACATGCGCAAGCGGTACGAGGCGCTCAAGGACCACCCGCTCTTCGCGGGCATCGAGTACTCCGACGACCCCGCGAAGATCCGCGAGTGGGCGCCGGCACTGGTGCCCGGCCGCAAGAAGGACCAGCCCATCGCGGCGACGTACTCCGCGGCGGGTTCGGACGTCGACTTCGGGTCGCTGACGCGTCAGCTGTTCGACGAGCTCGAGATCGCCGGCGTCGAGTTCGAGCCCTCGCACCAGGTCCGGAAGATCACGCGGTCGAAGGTGTCCGAGGGCTGGGCGCTCGACGTCCGGAACGAGGTCGGACGCTCGACGCAGCGGATCGCCGCGAAGTTCGTGTTCGTCGGCGCCGGCGGCGGGGCGTTGCACCTGCTCCAGAAGTCCGGGATCCCGGAGATCCGCGGGTACGGCGGCTTCCCGGTGTCCGGTGAGTTCCTGCGCACCGACGACCCGGAGGTCGTGCAGAAGCACGCGGCGAAGGTCTACGGCAAGGCCAGCGTGGGTGCGCCGCCGATGTCCGTGCCGCACCTCGACACGCGGATCGTCGACGGGTCGGCGTCGCTCATGTTCGGCCCGTACGCCGGGTTCAGCCCGAAGTTCCTCAAGCAGGGCTCGGTGCTCGACCTGTTCCGCTCGATCCGGCCGCACAACCTCCGGCCGATGCTCAGCGTCGCGTTCTCGAACTTCGACCTCGTCCGCTACCTGGTCGGGCAGCTGCTCGCGTCGAAGGAGACGAAGTTCGACGCGCTGCGCGACTTCATGCCCACCGCCGAGCCCGAGAACTGGCACCGCATCACCGCGGGACAGCGGGTCCAGGTCATCAAGCCCGACCGTGAGAAGGGCGGGGTGCTGCAGTTCGGCACCGAGGTCATCACGTCGGCCGACGGGTCGATCGCCGGGCTGCTCGGGGCGTCCCCGGGCGCGTCGACCGCGGTCCCGATCATGTTGACGATGCTGCAGCGCTGCTTCCCGGACCGCTGGGCCGGGTGGGAGCCCGCGGTGCGCGAGATGGTGCCGACGTACGGCAAGGACCTCGGCTCGGACGCGCAGCTCGCCGACGAGACGCTCGAACGCACGGCGAAGGTGCTCGGCCTGCACCACTGA
- a CDS encoding aspartate-semialdehyde dehydrogenase, whose product MSTLTVAVVGATGQVGAVMRRLLEERAFPADRVRFFASARSAGTTLPFRGEEIVVEDSETADPSGIDIALFSAGATASRALAPRFAAAGAVVVDNSSAWRMDPDVPLVVSEVNPHAIDQAPKGIIANPNCTTMAIMPVLKVLDGEAGLRRLVATTYQAVSGSGLAGVEELLGQARAALEQDTAALTHDGSAVTFPEPVKYVRPIAFDVVPLAGSIVEDGLGETDEEKKLRNESRKILELPDLLVAGTCVRVPVFTGHSISVHAEFDRPLSPERATELLAGAPGVELSEVPTPLQAAGQDPTFVGRIRADQSAPEGRGLALFVSNDNLRKGAALNAVQIAETIVARRSVAA is encoded by the coding sequence ATGAGCACCCTCACCGTCGCCGTCGTCGGCGCCACCGGACAGGTCGGCGCGGTCATGCGTCGTCTCCTCGAGGAGCGCGCCTTCCCGGCCGACCGGGTCCGCTTCTTCGCGAGCGCCCGGTCCGCCGGCACGACGCTGCCGTTCCGCGGCGAGGAGATCGTCGTCGAGGACTCCGAGACGGCCGACCCGTCGGGCATCGACATCGCGCTGTTCTCGGCCGGTGCCACGGCGTCCCGTGCCCTCGCGCCGCGGTTCGCCGCCGCCGGTGCCGTGGTGGTCGACAACTCCAGCGCCTGGCGCATGGACCCGGACGTGCCGCTCGTCGTGAGCGAGGTGAACCCGCACGCGATCGACCAGGCACCGAAGGGGATCATCGCGAACCCGAACTGCACGACCATGGCGATCATGCCGGTGCTGAAGGTCCTCGACGGCGAGGCCGGCCTCCGCCGACTCGTGGCGACGACGTACCAGGCCGTCTCCGGCTCGGGCCTCGCGGGGGTCGAGGAACTCCTCGGGCAGGCACGCGCCGCCCTCGAGCAGGACACCGCTGCCCTCACGCACGACGGGTCCGCGGTCACCTTCCCGGAGCCGGTCAAGTACGTGCGGCCGATCGCGTTCGACGTCGTCCCGCTCGCGGGCTCCATCGTCGAGGACGGCCTGGGCGAGACCGACGAGGAGAAGAAGCTCCGCAACGAGAGTCGCAAGATCCTCGAGCTCCCGGACCTCCTGGTCGCCGGCACCTGCGTGCGCGTGCCCGTGTTCACGGGACACTCGATCTCGGTCCACGCCGAGTTCGACCGTCCGCTCTCGCCGGAGCGCGCGACCGAACTCCTCGCGGGCGCACCGGGCGTCGAGCTGTCCGAGGTGCCGACCCCGCTGCAGGCGGCGGGCCAGGACCCGACCTTCGTCGGCCGGATCCGCGCGGACCAGTCGGCCCCCGAGGGACGCGGACTCGCGCTCTTCGTCAGCAACGACAACCTCCGCAAGGGCGCCGCGCTCAACGCGGTGCAGATCGCCGAGACGATCGTCGCGCGCCGCTCGGTCGCCGCGTAG
- a CDS encoding aspartate kinase gives MALIVQKFGGSSVADAESIKRVAKRIVQTKKAGNDVVVAVSAMGDTTDELVDLAHSVTPIPAGRELDMLLTAGERISMALLAMAIKSLGVEASSYTGSQAGMLTDAQHGKARIVDVTPKRVREALDAGHVAIVAGFQGFNRTTGEITTLGRGGSDTTAVALAAALDADVCEIYTDVDGIFTADPRVVPKARKVDRITSEEMLELAASGAKVLYIRAVEYARRHGVTLHVRSSFSNAEGTIVYNPAEGETVEEPIITGIAGDLSEGKITVVGVPDTPGKAAEIFTIVARAGANIDMIVQNVSEAVTGRTDISFTLPKDQGQGVLTALEVAKADIGYEGIQYDDQIGKLALVGAGMRTNAGVSAALFRALHEASINIEMISTSEIRISVVTRADTLNEAMRVVHAAFGLDADQEAVVYAGTGR, from the coding sequence GTGGCCCTGATCGTGCAGAAGTTCGGTGGTTCGTCCGTGGCGGACGCCGAGAGCATCAAGCGCGTGGCGAAGCGGATCGTCCAGACGAAGAAGGCGGGCAACGACGTCGTCGTCGCGGTGTCGGCCATGGGCGACACGACCGACGAACTCGTCGACCTCGCGCACTCCGTCACCCCGATCCCGGCCGGTCGTGAGCTCGACATGCTCCTGACCGCGGGGGAGCGCATCTCGATGGCGCTGCTCGCGATGGCGATCAAGAGCCTCGGCGTCGAGGCGTCGTCCTACACGGGCAGCCAGGCCGGCATGCTCACCGACGCACAGCACGGCAAGGCCCGGATCGTCGACGTCACCCCGAAGCGGGTCCGCGAAGCACTCGACGCCGGTCACGTCGCGATCGTCGCCGGCTTCCAGGGCTTCAACCGCACCACGGGTGAGATCACGACGCTCGGCCGTGGCGGCTCGGACACCACCGCGGTGGCCCTGGCCGCGGCGCTCGACGCCGACGTGTGCGAGATCTACACCGATGTCGACGGCATCTTCACGGCCGACCCGCGCGTGGTCCCGAAGGCCCGGAAGGTGGACCGGATCACGAGCGAGGAGATGCTCGAGCTCGCCGCGTCCGGTGCCAAGGTCCTCTACATCCGTGCCGTCGAGTACGCCCGTCGGCACGGCGTCACCCTGCACGTCCGCTCGTCCTTCAGCAACGCCGAGGGAACCATCGTCTACAACCCTGCAGAGGGGGAAACCGTGGAAGAACCGATCATCACCGGGATCGCCGGAGACCTCTCGGAGGGCAAGATCACCGTCGTCGGTGTGCCGGACACCCCGGGCAAGGCCGCCGAGATCTTCACGATCGTCGCCCGCGCGGGCGCGAACATCGACATGATCGTGCAGAACGTGTCCGAGGCCGTCACCGGCCGCACGGACATCTCGTTCACGCTGCCGAAGGACCAGGGGCAGGGCGTGCTGACCGCGCTCGAGGTCGCCAAGGCCGACATCGGGTACGAGGGCATCCAGTACGACGACCAGATCGGCAAGCTCGCGCTCGTCGGTGCCGGCATGCGGACCAACGCCGGCGTCTCGGCCGCGCTCTTCCGCGCGTTGCACGAGGCGTCCATCAACATCGAGATGATCTCGACCTCCGAGATCCGCATCTCGGTCGTGACCCGCGCCGACACCCTGAACGAGGCGATGCGCGTCGTGCACGCCGCGTTCGGGCTCGATGCCGACCAGGAAGCCGTCGTCTACGCCGGCACGGGTCGCTGA
- the recR gene encoding recombination mediator RecR, whose protein sequence is MYDGIVQDLIDEFGRLPGIGPKSAQRIAFHILQTESFDPSRLAELLADVKEKVRFCEVCGNVTESERCSICRDPRRNPATICVVEEAKDVAAIERTREFRGLYHVLGGAISPIDGVGPDDLRIQQLMTRLADGTVDEVIIATDPNLEGEATATYLSRLLVPMGIRTTRLASGLPVGGDLEYADEVTLGRAFEGRRVVGG, encoded by the coding sequence ATGTACGACGGGATCGTCCAGGACCTGATCGACGAGTTCGGCCGGCTCCCGGGCATCGGCCCGAAGTCAGCGCAGCGGATCGCCTTCCACATCCTGCAGACCGAGTCCTTCGACCCGAGCCGGCTCGCGGAGCTCCTCGCTGACGTCAAGGAGAAGGTCCGATTCTGCGAGGTGTGCGGCAACGTCACGGAGTCCGAGCGCTGCAGCATCTGCCGCGATCCGCGGCGGAACCCGGCGACCATCTGCGTCGTCGAGGAAGCCAAGGACGTCGCGGCCATCGAACGGACCCGTGAGTTCCGCGGGCTGTACCACGTGCTCGGCGGTGCGATCAGCCCGATCGACGGCGTGGGACCCGACGACCTCCGCATCCAGCAGCTCATGACCCGCCTGGCCGACGGCACCGTCGACGAGGTCATCATCGCCACCGACCCGAACCTCGAGGGCGAGGCGACGGCCACGTACCTGAGCCGCCTGCTCGTCCCGATGGGGATCCGCACCACGCGGCTCGCCTCGGGCCTGCCGGTGGGCGGCGACCTCGAGTACGCCGACGAGGTCACCCTCGGCCGCGCGTTCGAGGGCCGTCGCGTCGTCGGCGGCTGA